Proteins encoded in a region of the Sphingomonas sp. HMP9 genome:
- the istB gene encoding IS21-like element helper ATPase IstB: protein MLAHPTLDRLNEMGLAGMARAFDELATNAEADRLTHPEWLALLLDREWGVRHDRKLAARLRFAKLRHQASPEDIDYRKPRGLDRALVVKLVVGDWIAAHDNLVITGPTGVGKSWLACALGHKACRDDRSVLYQRVPKLFTSLALARGDGRHERLLRKLGGVQLLILDDWGLEPLDALARHDLLEILEERYGRRSTIVTSQLPIASWHQVIADPTYADAILDRLVHNAHRLDLDGDSMRRAKTSQIA from the coding sequence ATGCTCGCACATCCGACCCTTGATCGGCTGAACGAAATGGGCCTGGCCGGTATGGCCAGGGCGTTTGACGAACTTGCCACCAATGCCGAAGCGGATCGGCTTACCCATCCCGAATGGCTGGCACTCCTCCTCGACCGCGAATGGGGTGTCCGCCACGATCGCAAGCTTGCCGCCAGGCTGCGGTTCGCCAAGCTGCGCCATCAGGCCTCGCCCGAGGACATCGATTATCGCAAACCCCGCGGGCTCGACCGCGCGCTGGTCGTGAAGCTCGTGGTCGGCGACTGGATCGCCGCACACGACAATCTGGTCATCACCGGACCCACCGGGGTCGGTAAGAGCTGGCTTGCCTGCGCGCTTGGTCACAAGGCCTGCCGCGACGATCGCTCGGTGCTCTATCAGCGCGTCCCCAAGCTGTTCACCAGCCTCGCGCTTGCCCGCGGGGATGGTCGTCACGAACGCTTGCTGCGAAAGCTCGGCGGCGTGCAGCTACTCATCCTCGACGACTGGGGCCTGGAGCCGCTCGACGCACTCGCGCGCCACGATCTGCTCGAGATCCTCGAAGAACGCTACGGGCGGCGCTCGACGATCGTTACCAGCCAGCTGCCCATCGCCAGTTGGCATCAGGTGATCGCGGATCCGACCTATGCCGACGCGATCCTCGATCGCCTCGTCCACAACGCCCATCGGCTCGACCTCGATGGCGATAGCATGCGGCGTGCGAAAACCAGCCAGATCGCTTGA
- a CDS encoding DUF4272 domain-containing protein, with the protein MSLLKRLLGKAEPDRTQSPDAAEPLLVNAYSTLRVAPPLDVLHKPVGRRDLSDPELAEHLQGFIGYVLGRGDGQMTAARYHLWRHVQRVHNHLSFEVATHDLAGIEIWGRVANAVFFLPDGSVRAPDMAVILSANGDSDPSAAVPYQEDAVKRRQRTRETLAGIAPQPPVSIPPAIGEAELVLHSPQDVLRRALALFYVAAQAQARSTGMAAIPAGQRKQNPVGAAAITPVEKTFLEARGSDQDAASAMTWRYEAANTLLWALGIDAADIGNSNRMIDVDLLWSSAKALALDGATARVQLRAAGEILDALDRTWLEHWIVRQARQKDMPLDRLNGDIVMERHVALNWLTNFQNDFGTSWDYTDTPT; encoded by the coding sequence ATGAGCCTGCTGAAACGTCTCTTGGGGAAGGCCGAGCCGGACCGCACACAATCGCCCGATGCTGCCGAGCCGCTTCTCGTCAATGCCTATTCCACACTGCGCGTCGCGCCGCCGTTGGATGTTCTGCATAAGCCGGTCGGTCGGCGCGATCTGTCCGATCCCGAGCTTGCTGAGCATCTGCAAGGTTTCATCGGCTATGTACTGGGTCGGGGGGACGGGCAGATGACTGCGGCCCGCTACCATCTGTGGCGTCACGTTCAACGCGTCCACAACCATCTCAGCTTCGAGGTCGCCACACACGACCTTGCGGGGATCGAAATCTGGGGGCGCGTCGCCAACGCGGTTTTCTTCCTTCCCGACGGGTCAGTGCGGGCACCTGACATGGCGGTGATTCTGTCTGCCAATGGCGACAGCGATCCATCAGCGGCTGTGCCGTACCAGGAAGATGCCGTTAAACGCCGCCAGCGCACCCGCGAAACGCTCGCGGGCATCGCGCCGCAACCGCCAGTCAGCATCCCCCCTGCGATCGGCGAGGCCGAACTGGTGCTGCACTCTCCGCAGGACGTGCTTCGGCGCGCGCTCGCCTTGTTCTACGTGGCTGCACAGGCCCAGGCGCGTTCAACTGGGATGGCCGCGATCCCGGCGGGGCAGCGCAAGCAAAATCCGGTCGGCGCCGCAGCAATCACGCCAGTGGAAAAGACCTTCCTCGAAGCCAGAGGGAGCGATCAGGACGCCGCCTCGGCAATGACGTGGCGCTACGAGGCGGCCAACACGTTGTTATGGGCGCTCGGCATCGATGCGGCTGACATCGGCAACAGCAACCGGATGATTGATGTCGACCTCCTCTGGTCGTCCGCCAAGGCCTTGGCGCTGGATGGTGCGACTGCCCGCGTGCAGCTTCGCGCCGCAGGGGAAATCCTCGACGCCTTGGATCGCACCTGGCTTGAACACTGGATTGTCCGGCAAGCCCGTCAGAAAGATATGCCTCTCGACCGCCTCAACGGCGACATCGTGATGGAGCGCCACGTCGCGCTGAACTGGCTCACAAACTTCCAGAACGATTTCGGCACTTCCTGGGACTATACGGACACGCCGACCTGA
- a CDS encoding LacI family DNA-binding transcriptional regulator has protein sequence MPDASPTRRPTLKDLAREAGVSLASASYAVNGNGSVGEQTRAHILAVAQRIGYRQNIVARAMKTGRSGTLALVLPDLTNPFFPALAQAVFRAARSRGHAMFLIDTEGNEALEAAALAKVTDLGVDGVVWFPIRDKDTSQGVLSRTPVVVLDRTIPGYATVGIDYVGAGRIAARHLLDAGHRRIGIISGPTDIASMRDRCDGAEVLIRAEGELAFRVSNAFSVDIEPQAQVALLRSGATAVFAAADVIAIGALRHVQSNGLHVPHDLSILGFDDIPLAEQCLPALTTIELPAEEMAERALELLEHQIVAAPPLSSAIVLLGTRIVGRSSVWPRG, from the coding sequence ATGCCCGACGCTTCCCCCACCCGGCGCCCGACGCTCAAGGATCTCGCGCGAGAGGCCGGGGTGTCGTTGGCAAGCGCCTCCTACGCCGTGAACGGCAATGGCTCGGTCGGCGAACAGACCCGCGCGCACATCCTCGCGGTCGCACAGCGCATCGGCTACCGCCAGAACATCGTCGCGCGCGCGATGAAGACCGGCCGATCGGGCACGCTTGCGCTTGTCCTGCCCGATCTCACCAACCCGTTCTTCCCCGCGCTGGCACAGGCGGTATTCCGGGCAGCGCGCAGCCGCGGCCACGCGATGTTCCTGATCGACACCGAGGGGAACGAGGCGCTGGAGGCCGCGGCGCTCGCAAAAGTCACGGACCTCGGCGTCGATGGCGTCGTCTGGTTCCCGATCCGCGACAAGGACACGTCGCAAGGTGTGCTCTCCCGCACGCCCGTGGTCGTGCTCGATCGCACGATTCCCGGCTATGCGACCGTCGGGATCGATTATGTCGGCGCCGGCCGGATCGCCGCGCGGCACCTGCTGGATGCGGGGCATCGTCGTATCGGGATCATTTCCGGGCCGACCGATATCGCTAGCATGCGCGACCGCTGCGACGGCGCAGAGGTACTAATTCGTGCGGAGGGTGAACTCGCTTTCCGGGTTAGCAACGCCTTTTCGGTGGATATCGAACCACAGGCGCAAGTCGCTCTTCTCCGCAGCGGCGCGACGGCTGTCTTCGCCGCTGCCGACGTGATCGCGATCGGCGCGCTCCGCCATGTCCAGTCGAACGGCCTTCACGTACCCCACGATCTGTCCATCTTGGGTTTCGACGACATTCCGCTGGCCGAGCAATGCCTGCCCGCGCTGACCACGATCGAGCTGCCGGCGGAGGAGATGGCCGAACGGGCGCTGGAGCTTCTGGAACACCAGATAGTCGCCGCGCCACCCCTTTCGTCCGCTATCGTCCTGCTCGGCACGCGGATCGTGGGCCGCTCATCCGTATGGCCTCGAGGTTGA
- a CDS encoding esterase-like activity of phytase family protein, producing the protein MRGVVAAMLALLSADAGVGQGTAHPAATLVDKVVLVPDRFDPAFGGISGIAYDRRHRTWLLLSDDRSDHAPARFYTAKIDRSARGRWRVSQGWRAVLRDGQGNAFPVAGQHREAVDPEAIRVAPDGSVLWTTEGDAKDGYGPAVRRMDRRGRTIATEALPANLRFDPSGKHGTRDNLTLEGLDVTPDGATWLAMEGPLIEDGLPAGDDRPALVRFTRRGDGGALQFVYPLDAVPASVRGKRADNGVSEILAVDDTRMLVIERSGVRVAEGQYHFHCRLYLADFAHASDVSAVASLKGADILPATKNLLFDFDNLPANPGNLEGMAWWPSTRGRRDRIVLVNDNNFVAGEPTRLLLLSLAPDALRPLAR; encoded by the coding sequence ATGCGGGGTGTCGTAGCGGCGATGCTGGCGCTGCTCTCGGCCGACGCCGGGGTGGGGCAGGGCACCGCGCATCCGGCGGCGACCCTGGTCGACAAGGTCGTACTCGTACCGGACCGCTTCGACCCGGCGTTCGGCGGTATCTCGGGGATCGCCTATGATCGGCGGCACCGGACCTGGCTGCTGCTCAGCGACGATCGTTCGGATCACGCGCCTGCGCGTTTTTATACGGCAAAGATCGATCGCAGCGCGCGAGGCCGCTGGCGCGTCTCGCAGGGCTGGCGTGCCGTACTGCGGGACGGGCAGGGGAATGCGTTTCCGGTCGCGGGACAGCACCGCGAGGCGGTCGACCCCGAAGCGATCCGCGTCGCTCCCGATGGCAGCGTGCTGTGGACGACCGAAGGCGACGCCAAGGACGGCTATGGCCCTGCGGTGCGCCGCATGGACCGGCGCGGCCGCACGATCGCCACCGAGGCGTTGCCGGCGAACCTGCGGTTCGATCCGTCGGGCAAGCACGGCACGCGCGACAATCTGACGCTCGAAGGCCTCGACGTCACACCCGACGGCGCGACGTGGCTCGCGATGGAGGGGCCGCTGATCGAGGACGGCCTGCCTGCCGGCGACGATCGCCCGGCACTGGTCCGATTCACCCGGCGCGGCGATGGCGGCGCGCTGCAGTTCGTCTACCCCCTCGACGCGGTCCCGGCGTCGGTGCGCGGCAAACGGGCGGACAATGGCGTGTCGGAGATTCTGGCCGTCGATGATACCCGGATGCTGGTGATCGAGCGATCCGGCGTGCGCGTTGCGGAGGGACAATACCACTTCCACTGTCGCCTCTATCTCGCCGACTTCGCCCACGCCTCGGACGTCTCGGCGGTCGCAAGCTTGAAGGGCGCCGACATCCTGCCAGCGACCAAAAATCTGCTGTTCGACTTTGACAATCTACCCGCGAACCCTGGGAATCTCGAGGGCATGGCGTGGTGGCCGTCGACACGCGGCCGGCGGGACCGGATCGTCCTCGTCAACGACAATAATTTCGTCGCTGGCGAGCCGACCCGGCTGCTCCTCCTCTCCCTGGCCCCCGACGCGCTGCGCCCGCTCGCCCGCTGA
- the istA gene encoding IS21 family transposase: MRRVREMMRYRFEQELGYKAISLRVGAVPSTVRATLKRVADAGLRWPLDETLGDAALEASLYRDAGKKTGHRRCPEPDWAQVHRELKRKHVTLQVLWDEYIAEHPTGYRYSRFCDLYRGWAMKLPVTMRQNHAPGDKLFVDYAGDKIAVVIDRLTGEVRDAHIFVAVLGASSLTYAEGSWTETLPDWLAAHTRALAMFGGAPALFVPDNAKVAVIKACLYDPQVNRSYAEMAAHYDSTVLPTRPRRPRDKAKVEAAVLIVERWLFGRLRRRIFYSLAELNAAIAGLLAELNDRRVLRRVGQTRRQLFEEIDRPALKPLPAEPYVYAEWRRRRAGLDYHVEIERHYYSVPYRFAREPIEARITAATIELFHKGERIAAHMRGSGNGRHTTIPEHMPSSHRRFADWTVERIARDATAIGPCTALLCEKILVERRHPEQGFRACMGIMRMTRSFGAKRIEAACSRALDIGALTYGSVRSILDKNLDQIPSSPPVESPPVDHPNIRGSRYYH; this comes from the coding sequence ATGCGACGTGTCCGCGAGATGATGAGATACCGGTTCGAACAGGAGCTGGGATACAAGGCGATATCGCTGCGCGTGGGTGCGGTGCCCTCGACGGTGCGGGCGACCTTGAAGCGTGTCGCGGATGCGGGACTGAGATGGCCGCTGGACGAGACGCTCGGCGATGCTGCGCTGGAGGCATCACTTTACCGCGATGCGGGCAAGAAGACCGGCCACCGCCGCTGTCCCGAACCCGACTGGGCGCAAGTTCATCGCGAGCTGAAGCGCAAACATGTCACGCTGCAGGTGTTGTGGGACGAGTATATCGCCGAGCATCCGACCGGCTATCGCTACAGCCGATTCTGCGACCTGTATCGCGGCTGGGCGATGAAGCTGCCGGTTACGATGCGGCAGAACCATGCGCCGGGTGACAAGCTGTTCGTCGATTATGCGGGCGACAAGATCGCGGTGGTGATCGACCGACTGACGGGCGAAGTGCGTGACGCGCATATCTTCGTGGCGGTGCTGGGGGCGTCCAGCCTGACCTATGCCGAGGGAAGCTGGACCGAGACGCTGCCCGACTGGCTGGCGGCGCACACGCGCGCGCTCGCAATGTTCGGCGGTGCGCCGGCGCTGTTCGTGCCCGACAATGCGAAGGTCGCGGTGATCAAGGCTTGTCTTTACGATCCGCAGGTCAACCGCAGCTATGCCGAGATGGCGGCGCATTACGACAGCACGGTGCTGCCGACGCGGCCGCGCCGCCCGCGCGATAAGGCAAAGGTAGAAGCTGCCGTGCTGATCGTCGAGCGCTGGCTGTTCGGACGCCTTCGGCGTCGGATCTTCTACAGCCTGGCCGAACTGAACGCCGCGATCGCCGGGTTGCTTGCCGAGCTGAACGATCGGCGCGTGCTGCGCCGGGTTGGGCAGACGCGTCGTCAGTTGTTCGAAGAGATCGACCGGCCCGCGCTGAAGCCGCTGCCAGCCGAGCCCTATGTCTACGCCGAATGGCGGCGCAGGCGCGCGGGACTCGATTATCACGTCGAGATCGAGCGGCATTATTACTCCGTCCCATACCGCTTCGCACGCGAGCCGATCGAAGCGCGGATCACCGCGGCGACCATCGAGCTGTTCCACAAGGGCGAGCGGATCGCCGCGCACATGCGCGGCTCGGGCAATGGCCGCCATACCACGATCCCGGAGCATATGCCCTCGTCGCACCGGCGCTTTGCCGACTGGACCGTGGAGCGGATCGCGCGCGATGCGACCGCGATCGGGCCATGTACGGCATTGCTGTGCGAGAAGATCCTCGTCGAACGGCGCCATCCCGAGCAGGGCTTCCGGGCCTGTATGGGCATCATGCGCATGACGCGCAGCTTCGGTGCCAAGCGGATCGAAGCGGCTTGTTCGCGCGCGCTCGATATCGGTGCGCTCACCTACGGCTCGGTCAGATCGATCCTCGACAAGAACCTCGACCAGATCCCGTCATCGCCTCCGGTTGAGAGCCCGCCGGTCGATCATCCCAACATCCGGGGCTCACGCTATTATCACTGA
- a CDS encoding M48 family metalloprotease produces MTIAPPPLQPLAYHRAVVGYLTISEPEIWQWAMAHEARGDQVEEVRSTLLCQNYRLDVAAHPEIYEDCRAVLTALAVEAPVTIYQAPDTTMNAALWYVPGEIHLVLYGPVLEKLSREERVALFGHELAHYKLWSIDDGIYHVATTVLDHVLAYPNAAASHAETARIYRLTTELYADRGGAVAANATAPAIATLVKTMTGLLSVDAEAYLRQAAELEASKPVAEGVTHPEIFLRAQALDKWWRADVDLEDWLAERIRGPLSIASLDLLRQQDMTAMTRAVLARLAKDPAAGGEAVAAQLRRYFPDWTPDETPIEADALVPARIDTATREYLIALSFDLAMADPDSRDAMLVAGARLAKEYDGLTAFRDALKRDLKMNRQAITRLLAPLDKVSA; encoded by the coding sequence TTGACCATTGCACCACCACCACTCCAACCGCTCGCCTATCATCGCGCGGTCGTCGGATACCTGACCATTTCGGAGCCAGAAATCTGGCAATGGGCGATGGCGCACGAGGCGCGGGGGGATCAGGTTGAAGAGGTCCGGTCGACGTTGCTGTGTCAGAATTACCGGCTCGACGTCGCGGCGCATCCCGAAATCTACGAGGATTGCAGGGCTGTACTGACGGCGCTGGCGGTCGAGGCGCCGGTGACGATCTATCAGGCGCCTGACACCACGATGAACGCCGCGCTCTGGTATGTGCCCGGGGAAATCCACCTCGTGTTGTACGGCCCGGTGCTCGAAAAACTGTCGCGCGAAGAGCGTGTCGCGTTGTTCGGTCACGAACTGGCGCACTACAAATTATGGTCGATCGACGATGGTATCTATCACGTCGCCACCACCGTGCTCGATCATGTGCTGGCCTATCCGAACGCTGCCGCCAGCCATGCCGAGACCGCGCGGATCTACCGGCTCACCACCGAACTCTATGCCGATCGCGGCGGTGCGGTCGCCGCCAACGCGACCGCGCCTGCGATCGCGACGCTGGTCAAGACGATGACCGGTTTGCTGAGCGTCGATGCCGAGGCCTATCTGCGGCAGGCGGCCGAACTCGAGGCGAGCAAGCCGGTGGCGGAAGGCGTCACGCATCCCGAGATATTCCTGCGCGCGCAGGCGCTCGACAAATGGTGGCGGGCGGACGTCGACCTGGAGGACTGGCTCGCAGAACGGATCCGCGGACCGCTGTCGATAGCCTCGCTGGACCTGTTGCGACAGCAGGACATGACCGCGATGACCCGCGCCGTGCTTGCCAGACTCGCCAAGGACCCGGCGGCCGGGGGCGAGGCGGTCGCGGCGCAGCTTCGGCGCTATTTCCCCGATTGGACCCCCGACGAGACGCCGATCGAGGCCGATGCCTTGGTCCCCGCCAGGATCGATACGGCGACTCGCGAGTATCTGATCGCGCTCAGCTTCGATCTGGCGATGGCCGATCCCGACAGTCGCGATGCGATGCTGGTCGCCGGTGCCCGGCTTGCCAAGGAGTATGACGGGCTCACCGCATTTCGCGATGCGCTCAAGCGCGATCTCAAAATGAACCGGCAAGCGATCACCCGTCTCCTCGCGCCGCTCGACAAGGTTTCCGCATGA
- a CDS encoding lysozyme inhibitor LprI family protein — translation MMLAILALALAVAVPDASQCPGSSTQDTDACLADRFGEADAELNRYYRAAIKRLREEREIKSEQTLVQAERSWVAYRTSECGAVYENWIGGSIRGSMALKCQIRLTRMRTYTIWLHWLTYMDSTPPLLPRPDIESVLSPAYEISMQGFRTALAGRMTAAIVAGVLALGPSQAQELPTDRQLQTAFGSVYNHLGLMEYCMGKGFATAVDVANTRKSVVATVAGMTVTPAALAQQAVGRRGEIVGPQVIGVMDSSNPARPEEVREGQTMSLADNARAQKSSERTLCSQMAEQASAVVEAASSAASDQ, via the coding sequence ATGATGTTAGCGATCCTTGCTTTGGCGTTAGCCGTTGCCGTGCCCGATGCTAGCCAATGCCCTGGATCGTCGACGCAAGATACCGACGCTTGCCTCGCAGATCGTTTTGGCGAGGCCGATGCCGAGCTGAACCGGTATTATAGAGCCGCGATAAAGCGCCTTCGAGAAGAGCGCGAAATCAAATCGGAACAGACGCTTGTCCAAGCCGAGCGGTCATGGGTGGCCTATCGAACATCCGAATGCGGCGCGGTCTATGAAAACTGGATCGGCGGCAGCATTCGAGGGAGCATGGCACTGAAGTGCCAGATCCGGCTGACGCGCATGCGGACATACACCATCTGGCTGCACTGGTTGACCTACATGGACAGCACGCCGCCGCTACTGCCGCGGCCTGACATCGAGAGCGTTCTCTCACCGGCATATGAGATTTCAATGCAGGGATTTCGTACCGCGCTCGCCGGGCGCATGACGGCCGCCATTGTCGCCGGCGTGTTGGCGCTTGGCCCTTCGCAGGCGCAGGAGCTGCCGACCGACCGACAGCTGCAGACCGCGTTCGGCTCGGTCTACAATCACCTTGGCCTGATGGAATATTGCATGGGCAAGGGGTTCGCCACTGCCGTCGATGTCGCCAATACCCGCAAGTCGGTTGTCGCGACGGTCGCGGGCATGACCGTCACCCCGGCGGCGCTTGCCCAGCAAGCCGTCGGTCGACGCGGTGAGATCGTCGGGCCGCAGGTCATCGGCGTGATGGACTCGAGCAACCCCGCCCGCCCCGAAGAGGTTCGCGAAGGACAGACCATGTCACTGGCCGACAATGCCCGCGCACAGAAGTCGTCGGAACGCACGCTCTGCAGTCAGATGGCGGAACAGGCATCGGCGGTGGTGGAAGCGGCATCGAGCGCGGCGTCCGATCAATAA
- a CDS encoding lysozyme inhibitor LprI family protein: protein MFLLLCASALWSMPAKASSDIGCNASRKLSFAVYSGCDDTAMIGPRNDSWTSLILLMADLPGTARARGRCWHCRIRNAASTPSRWRRRSTPSSLNAHPERVAAEAAQVSGSGPSFSCSSATTAIEKTICADPKLSALDRQMAQLFALAKQGAFSTGTSNQLAAQRTALQEMRACAAARTSQPIAVCLKEHYVVRNQELAIAALIKAPTTVLPALRAGDPAFAPILEAVQLWSQAPMDANWSAPERAQGRHRIAALLQPYLTSLQTNADQSFGSSILSDPGAHGVAVRKIDDLFRSERHFAAFLNVLGPYLEEPKLSGMPRDLPCAAIVRHPKLLDATGPVFGSTMDNFVLGNDCSASLPPLPSLNAIVTKLNARWPECQGTIRYAAYGTFNRAVDQARLGFALAAKTGSLPARKGVTNADTATVQADLTAYYVANLHQTPLAAAKMARDALLGILQNAHACD from the coding sequence TTGTTCTTGTTGCTTTGCGCGAGCGCGCTCTGGTCGATGCCGGCGAAGGCCAGCAGCGATATCGGCTGCAACGCCAGCCGGAAGCTCAGCTTCGCGGTCTACAGCGGGTGTGACGACACCGCGATGATCGGCCCCCGCAACGACAGCTGGACCAGTCTGATCCTGCTGATGGCGGATCTGCCCGGCACAGCGCGCGCCCGGGGGCGTTGCTGGCATTGCCGGATTCGCAACGCGGCATCGACGCCGTCTCGCTGGCGCAGGAGATCGACGCCAAGCTCCTTGAATGCGCATCCGGAACGGGTCGCGGCGGAGGCGGCGCAGGTTTCCGGCAGCGGCCCGAGCTTCTCCTGCTCGTCCGCGACGACTGCGATTGAGAAGACCATCTGTGCTGATCCGAAGCTCAGCGCCCTGGATCGTCAGATGGCGCAGTTGTTCGCGCTGGCGAAGCAGGGCGCGTTCAGTACCGGTACGTCCAACCAGTTGGCGGCGCAGCGAACGGCGCTGCAGGAGATGCGTGCCTGCGCAGCGGCGCGGACATCGCAACCGATCGCTGTTTGCCTGAAGGAGCACTACGTCGTTCGTAACCAGGAGCTGGCGATCGCTGCGCTCATCAAGGCGCCGACCACCGTGCTTCCTGCGCTACGAGCCGGGGATCCCGCTTTCGCGCCAATTCTCGAGGCCGTCCAGTTGTGGTCGCAAGCACCGATGGATGCGAACTGGTCCGCGCCGGAACGCGCACAGGGCCGGCACCGGATCGCTGCGCTGCTGCAGCCTTATCTCACCTCGTTGCAGACTAACGCCGATCAGTCGTTCGGCAGTTCCATCCTGAGCGATCCGGGTGCCCACGGGGTCGCCGTGCGGAAGATCGATGATCTATTCCGTTCCGAACGACATTTCGCGGCTTTCCTCAACGTGCTCGGCCCCTATCTGGAGGAACCCAAACTTTCCGGCATGCCACGCGACCTGCCCTGCGCCGCGATCGTCCGCCACCCTAAGCTGCTCGACGCGACAGGCCCCGTATTCGGATCGACGATGGATAATTTCGTCCTTGGCAACGATTGCAGCGCAAGCCTGCCGCCACTTCCCTCGCTAAATGCGATCGTAACAAAGCTGAATGCTCGTTGGCCGGAATGCCAGGGGACGATCCGCTATGCCGCCTATGGCACGTTCAACCGTGCCGTTGACCAAGCGCGCCTGGGCTTCGCGCTGGCGGCGAAGACTGGATCGCTGCCGGCTCGCAAGGGCGTCACCAACGCAGATACGGCGACCGTCCAAGCGGATCTCACCGCGTATTATGTCGCCAATCTCCACCAAACCCCGTTAGCGGCAGCCAAGATGGCGCGGGATGCGCTGCTGGGAATTCTGCAGAACGCACATGCCTGTGACTGA